A single genomic interval of Brevibacillus brevis harbors:
- a CDS encoding dimethylarginine dimethylaminohydrolase family protein, with protein MFQGSQSMVKKMKTVIIKHPHQAFISQEHLDQSWKTFNYTDRPDWDRALHEYAKFESILREHVENVLHLPQSDKTGLDSIYAHDPVKFTSKGAIILKSGKELRQGEAEIYKSFLEENNIPILGQLTGDALSDGGDLVWLDEKTLAIGLGFRTNEAAIAQITEMVKDFTDEIIVVQLPYDRGPAECLHLMSIISMVDHDLAVVYSKLMPVFFRQLLIDRGIQLIEVPDHEYDNLGSNVLALAPRMCMVVAGNPITKQRLLDAGATIYEYEGEEISYKGTGGPTCLTSPVERI; from the coding sequence ATGTTCCAAGGCAGCCAATCCATGGTCAAAAAGATGAAAACCGTCATCATCAAGCATCCCCATCAAGCATTTATCAGCCAAGAACATCTCGATCAATCGTGGAAAACCTTCAATTATACAGACCGACCTGACTGGGACCGCGCTCTGCATGAATACGCCAAATTCGAGTCGATTTTGCGCGAGCATGTAGAAAACGTCTTGCACTTGCCACAATCCGATAAAACCGGACTGGATTCCATTTACGCCCACGACCCGGTGAAATTTACTTCCAAAGGGGCAATCATCCTCAAATCTGGCAAGGAGCTTCGTCAGGGAGAAGCAGAAATATACAAGAGCTTTTTAGAAGAAAACAATATCCCGATTCTGGGACAGCTCACAGGCGATGCCTTGTCAGATGGCGGCGATCTCGTCTGGCTGGATGAAAAAACGCTCGCGATCGGACTTGGCTTCCGCACGAACGAAGCGGCAATCGCTCAAATTACGGAAATGGTCAAGGATTTCACGGATGAAATCATCGTTGTACAGCTCCCGTATGATCGCGGTCCTGCGGAATGTCTGCATCTGATGTCGATTATCAGCATGGTCGATCATGATTTGGCAGTCGTCTACTCCAAGCTGATGCCTGTATTTTTCCGCCAACTGCTCATCGACAGAGGCATACAGTTAATCGAGGTACCGGATCATGAGTACGATAATCTCGGTAGCAATGTTCTCGCCCTCGCGCCGCGTATGTGCATGGTCGTGGCAGGCAACCCGATTACCAAGCAACGCCTTCTCGACGCAGGTGCGACTATATACGAGTATGAGGGCGAGGAGATTTCTTACAAGGGAACTGGTGGGCCTACTTGCCTGACAAGCCCGGTGGAAAGAATCTAG
- a CDS encoding RNA polymerase sigma-70 factor, translated as MEALYKQYKGLMFRLAYQMLGSATDAEDIVQDVFVKAYDVSLEQMTEPKAYLCKMTTNRCLDLLKSARKKRERYTGPWLPEPISTPDADSYDSVITKDLLSYAMLVLLERLSPPERAVFVLREAFDFQYDEIAELVGKTEANCRKIVSRAKKKMGIDPEEPNFNQEKELGEEWISRFLSALEHGNVETLLTLLATDAVMLSDGGGKVTAALHPILSGERVASFLLGLMRSFSKRSDFSVELAPLNNQTGFVIRLDGRIDTVVFLHIEQGVIRNLYFVRNPDKLRFIVS; from the coding sequence ATGGAGGCTCTGTACAAACAATACAAGGGGCTCATGTTCCGCCTCGCCTATCAGATGCTCGGTTCGGCCACGGATGCGGAGGATATCGTGCAGGACGTATTCGTGAAGGCCTATGATGTCTCGCTGGAACAGATGACCGAACCGAAGGCCTACCTGTGCAAAATGACCACAAACCGTTGCCTCGATTTGTTAAAATCGGCCCGCAAAAAACGAGAACGGTATACTGGGCCATGGCTACCAGAGCCCATCTCTACCCCTGATGCAGACAGCTATGATTCTGTCATTACCAAAGATTTACTATCTTACGCGATGCTCGTCCTGTTGGAGCGGCTATCTCCTCCAGAACGAGCGGTATTCGTCCTGCGGGAAGCCTTTGACTTCCAATATGACGAGATTGCCGAGCTGGTTGGAAAAACCGAAGCGAATTGCCGCAAGATCGTTAGTCGGGCTAAAAAGAAAATGGGGATTGACCCAGAGGAACCCAACTTCAACCAAGAAAAAGAGCTCGGCGAAGAATGGATCAGCCGTTTTCTGTCTGCGCTGGAGCACGGAAATGTCGAAACATTGCTTACTCTGCTTGCCACAGACGCAGTCATGCTCTCCGACGGCGGCGGCAAGGTCACCGCAGCCCTGCATCCGATCTTGTCTGGCGAACGAGTGGCTTCCTTCTTACTCGGCTTGATGCGCAGCTTCTCGAAGCGTTCAGATTTCTCTGTAGAGCTCGCACCTTTAAACAACCAGACCGGGTTTGTGATCAGACTGGACGGCAGAATCGACACCGTGGTGTTTTTGCATATCGAACAAGGAGTTATTCGTAACCTCTACTTTGTCAGAAACCCTGATAAGTTAAGATTCATCGTGTCGTAA
- a CDS encoding RNA polymerase sigma factor encodes MQDTIDYEARIKAIYREHYRDVYQYLYYFTGKREHAEDLTQEVFIRVLDALARYEERSSVKTWILHIAKHVAIDDYRKRRVQTLFGVELLKGLPSLLGRPEAELASKEEQMEIEQAMQKMKPHHRNVLILRGIKAYSIRETAEILGTSETKVRVDFHRATKELKKVLHVDWIGGMANEYSK; translated from the coding sequence GTGCAGGACACCATTGATTACGAAGCGCGGATCAAAGCGATTTATCGCGAGCACTACCGCGATGTCTATCAATATCTCTACTACTTTACGGGGAAGCGCGAGCATGCGGAGGATTTGACGCAGGAAGTGTTTATCCGGGTCTTGGACGCTTTGGCCAGATATGAAGAGCGTTCCAGTGTGAAGACATGGATTTTGCATATTGCCAAGCATGTCGCCATCGATGATTACCGGAAGAGGCGGGTGCAAACGCTTTTTGGCGTGGAATTGTTAAAAGGGCTGCCTTCTCTTCTGGGAAGGCCGGAAGCGGAGCTGGCTTCCAAGGAAGAACAGATGGAAATTGAGCAGGCGATGCAGAAAATGAAGCCACATCATCGGAATGTACTGATTTTGCGTGGCATCAAGGCCTACAGTATTCGGGAAACGGCAGAAATCCTCGGAACAAGCGAAACCAAGGTCCGCGTAGATTTTCACCGGGCCACAAAAGAACTCAAAAAAGTTTTGCATGTCGACTGGATAGGAGGGATGGCTAATGAATACTCCAAATGA
- a CDS encoding FeoB small GTPase domain-containing protein, with protein MTSYTIALAGNPNTGKSTLFNTLTGLRQHTGNWAGKTVVMAEGEFTRGNTTFRIIDLPGTYSLYSNSADEEVARDYIIFEQPDVTIVVLDATSLERNLNLALQVLEMTPRVVVCVNLIDEAKRLGIRIDLEKISQSLGVPCIAISARNHIGIENLLDQVEKVANGTIVPNPVQITYSEQIESKLAQLEPQIEKTLGSRFPTRWIALRLLDGDESLLRTLRERMQDPATTARKEPLTHGRTVCH; from the coding sequence GTGACTTCTTACACGATTGCCTTGGCAGGAAATCCGAATACCGGTAAGAGTACATTATTCAACACATTAACGGGACTTCGCCAACATACGGGAAACTGGGCAGGAAAGACAGTCGTAATGGCTGAGGGAGAATTCACTCGGGGAAATACGACTTTTCGAATCATCGATTTGCCAGGTACGTATTCCTTGTATTCCAACTCGGCGGATGAAGAAGTGGCGAGAGATTACATTATCTTCGAGCAGCCTGACGTCACCATTGTGGTACTGGATGCGACTTCATTGGAACGGAATCTCAATTTGGCCTTGCAGGTGTTGGAAATGACCCCCCGCGTCGTCGTATGCGTCAATTTGATCGATGAGGCGAAAAGGCTGGGCATTCGTATTGATCTGGAAAAAATCTCGCAAAGCTTAGGCGTTCCCTGTATCGCCATCTCCGCCAGAAATCATATCGGGATCGAGAATTTGCTCGATCAGGTGGAGAAAGTAGCAAACGGAACCATCGTGCCCAATCCTGTACAGATAACCTACAGTGAACAGATTGAATCCAAGCTGGCGCAGTTGGAGCCGCAAATCGAGAAAACCTTGGGCAGCCGTTTTCCGACAAGATGGATCGCTCTGCGGTTGTTGGATGGAGATGAAAGTTTGTTGCGCACATTGAGAGAACGCATGCAAGATCCGGCTACAACGGCAAGAAAGGAGCCTTTGACCCATGGCCGAACCGTTTGCCACTAA
- a CDS encoding sigma-70 family RNA polymerase sigma factor, whose product MASITASERQRFHQWSRSIARRTNSEVAVVVTTAVSFCIFCHLFAVGWIIPNSKQSTDEVNGLNEAETMPASLEVTREARLKWLMQQYGEKIFHLVSLTVKNHALADDITQNVFIKAYRHLDQFRGDGQIKHWLYKIAMNESKKHFRSWSFRNIFPTMDDHLGDLMDRQANNQVEEEILNRVKREEVVTYIQSLAPKYRQVILLHYYEDLSIADVADILGVSQEVVRTRLHRARKQLKEIMSKEVKG is encoded by the coding sequence ATGGCCTCCATTACGGCATCCGAGCGACAACGTTTTCATCAGTGGAGCCGAAGCATTGCGCGAAGAACAAACAGCGAAGTAGCCGTTGTGGTAACCACAGCGGTTTCTTTTTGCATTTTCTGTCACCTTTTTGCCGTGGGATGGATCATACCTAATAGCAAGCAATCAACGGATGAGGTGAACGGGTTGAACGAAGCAGAAACAATGCCAGCGAGTCTGGAGGTAACACGGGAAGCCAGACTGAAATGGCTGATGCAGCAATACGGGGAGAAGATTTTTCATCTGGTGAGTCTCACGGTAAAGAATCATGCCTTGGCGGACGATATAACCCAAAACGTGTTTATCAAAGCGTATCGGCATCTCGATCAGTTTCGCGGGGACGGACAGATCAAGCATTGGCTCTACAAGATCGCGATGAATGAAAGCAAAAAGCATTTTCGGTCGTGGTCGTTCCGCAACATTTTTCCGACGATGGATGATCATCTGGGCGACTTGATGGATCGGCAGGCAAACAATCAGGTTGAGGAAGAGATTTTAAACCGGGTGAAGCGGGAAGAGGTCGTCACGTACATTCAATCCCTCGCACCGAAGTACAGGCAGGTTATTCTCCTGCACTATTATGAAGACCTGTCGATTGCGGATGTGGCGGACATTCTCGGGGTTTCGCAGGAGGTCGTCCGTACACGTTTGCATCGCGCCAGGAAGCAATTGAAGGAGATCATGTCGAAGGAGGTAAAAGGATGA
- a CDS encoding GNAT family N-acetyltransferase, whose amino-acid sequence MSYNIYTFAQRSDLNDQADELIEASWSAFMLNDEVANEYYGHLYDWFSSYQFMLTDEADKLMAVGNAIPFYWDGTAEGLPKGWDDVFLQGIEDYRQEKQPNALSALSISIDPHYRGLGLSKQMVTAMKDIAKESGLVHLVAPVRPSLKHKYPLTPMDKYVQWKTADDAPFDPWVRTHWKLGATIMQVAPESMLIRGNLKDWESWTGMKFPESGSYIIPDALVPVQVDVEKDEVVYIEPNIWMQHVL is encoded by the coding sequence ATGTCATACAACATCTACACTTTCGCACAAAGATCGGATTTAAACGATCAAGCTGATGAACTAATCGAAGCAAGCTGGTCTGCCTTCATGCTGAATGACGAAGTGGCTAATGAATATTACGGTCATCTGTATGACTGGTTTTCTTCATATCAATTCATGCTGACGGACGAGGCTGACAAGCTGATGGCTGTAGGAAATGCGATTCCATTTTATTGGGATGGCACTGCGGAAGGGCTGCCAAAAGGCTGGGATGATGTATTTCTGCAAGGGATTGAAGACTACCGCCAAGAAAAGCAGCCAAACGCGTTATCAGCACTCTCCATCTCCATCGATCCCCACTATCGCGGACTCGGTCTGAGCAAGCAGATGGTTACAGCGATGAAGGATATCGCCAAGGAAAGTGGCTTGGTGCACTTGGTTGCACCTGTACGTCCATCGCTCAAGCACAAGTACCCGCTCACGCCAATGGACAAGTATGTTCAGTGGAAAACGGCCGATGACGCTCCGTTTGATCCGTGGGTGCGCACGCATTGGAAACTGGGAGCGACGATCATGCAGGTGGCGCCGGAATCCATGCTGATCAGAGGAAATCTGAAAGATTGGGAAAGCTGGACAGGAATGAAATTCCCCGAGTCCGGATCGTACATCATTCCAGACGCATTAGTTCCCGTGCAGGTTGACGTGGAAAAGGACGAAGTGGTATATATCGAGCCGAATATTTGGATGCAGCATGTTTTGTAG
- a CDS encoding DUF421 domain-containing protein, whose protein sequence is MEGFGESMMVIGRVCTIIPLLLLVTLFMGKRSIGELPVFDFIIIITLGSVAGADIAEPDVRHISIAVAVLTLGVLQRVVSQLSIVFRWFGRMVTFEPTVIFSNGNFHVKSMKKIRYSLDNVLHMLREKDIFDLAEIDLAIIEANGRLTVLKKVEQQVVTKQDINIQTSSAGMSLPVIVEGKIYPDVLSYRNRDEQWLVHELKKKGIASEQVFLATINRKNKLLYTLKNEKEPQVPPLHH, encoded by the coding sequence GTGGAAGGATTCGGAGAAAGCATGATGGTCATCGGGCGCGTATGTACAATTATTCCTTTATTACTGCTGGTCACCTTGTTCATGGGCAAGCGTTCGATTGGGGAGCTGCCTGTTTTTGACTTTATCATCATTATTACTTTGGGATCAGTGGCAGGGGCTGACATTGCAGAGCCAGATGTCCGGCATATTTCGATTGCAGTAGCAGTTTTGACGTTGGGTGTCCTGCAACGGGTCGTATCGCAGTTGTCCATTGTCTTTCGCTGGTTTGGCAGAATGGTGACATTTGAACCGACCGTCATTTTCTCCAACGGGAATTTTCACGTCAAAAGCATGAAAAAAATCCGCTACTCGCTCGATAATGTTCTCCATATGCTTCGCGAGAAAGACATTTTCGATCTGGCAGAGATTGATTTGGCTATTATCGAGGCGAACGGTCGATTGACAGTGCTTAAAAAAGTAGAGCAGCAGGTCGTAACGAAACAGGATATAAACATACAGACATCTTCTGCGGGAATGTCGCTGCCTGTCATTGTGGAAGGCAAAATTTATCCGGATGTGCTGTCATACCGGAACCGCGATGAGCAATGGCTTGTGCACGAATTGAAGAAAAAGGGGATCGCGTCCGAACAAGTCTTTCTCGCAACGATCAATCGCAAAAATAAACTGCTGTACACCTTAAAAAACGAAAAAGAACCACAAGTACCTCCGTTGCATCATTAG
- a CDS encoding IclR family transcriptional regulator, whose product MIQSFDRAMAIATVLSSDEHRKWWTINDLAKECQLPVSTIYRLLYTLMKHGLVEQDAATKQYTLGIKWMEFGLRVLDRIDYRKVIKPMIEELAREVNESVYFSQPSGLESIVVDRVDSQHNIRIYDQLGLRIPMHIGAANKVVLAHMPVEEARQTVVQLVGEEQVPAFMEKLQEIRAAGHAVSFAERTENTASVAAPVIDYTQKVIGALSIGIVTYDLKEERLQYLIERVKDVAHKTSQRLGGLSKA is encoded by the coding sequence GTGATTCAATCGTTTGATCGAGCGATGGCGATTGCAACGGTACTTTCGTCGGATGAACATAGAAAATGGTGGACGATCAATGATTTAGCGAAGGAATGCCAGCTCCCGGTCAGCACCATCTATCGACTGTTGTACACGTTGATGAAGCATGGACTGGTAGAGCAGGATGCTGCGACCAAGCAATATACGTTGGGGATTAAATGGATGGAGTTCGGCTTGCGGGTGCTCGATCGGATCGATTATCGCAAAGTGATCAAGCCGATGATCGAGGAGCTTGCCAGAGAAGTGAACGAAAGTGTTTATTTCAGTCAGCCTAGCGGTCTCGAATCTATTGTCGTCGATCGCGTAGACAGTCAGCACAATATCCGCATCTACGACCAGTTGGGCTTGCGGATTCCGATGCATATCGGTGCGGCTAATAAAGTCGTGCTGGCCCACATGCCTGTGGAAGAAGCCAGACAAACCGTAGTGCAGCTCGTGGGTGAAGAGCAGGTGCCTGCTTTTATGGAGAAGCTCCAGGAGATCAGAGCAGCCGGTCATGCGGTCAGTTTTGCGGAGCGGACGGAAAATACGGCGTCCGTCGCTGCACCTGTGATTGATTACACCCAAAAAGTAATCGGGGCATTAAGCATTGGAATTGTCACGTATGATTTGAAGGAAGAACGGCTCCAGTATTTGATTGAACGGGTAAAGGATGTCGCTCACAAAACCTCGCAACGGCTAGGCGGCCTGTCAAAGGCTTGA
- a CDS encoding FeoA family protein, which translates to MPSISIPLSDALIGSHICLDRIDVQGILRRRLLDLGFVPGNIVEVMQKSPLGDPIAFRVNNTIIALRKEESSLIFGEYVGSEEK; encoded by the coding sequence ATGCCATCTATCAGCATTCCTTTGTCTGATGCCTTGATTGGTAGCCACATCTGTCTGGATCGTATTGACGTTCAGGGTATACTGCGCAGGCGATTGCTGGACCTCGGCTTCGTCCCCGGCAACATCGTGGAAGTCATGCAAAAAAGTCCGCTAGGCGATCCCATTGCCTTTCGGGTTAATAACACGATCATCGCCCTGCGCAAAGAAGAAAGCTCCCTCATATTCGGAGAGTACGTGGGGAGTGAAGAAAAGTGA
- a CDS encoding sensor histidine kinase has product MSLLKEVILQWFFAIIPFVFFNIYYRDKMRNYSRSFIVITSSACMFLAMTFAPSVTNGMFFDIRHIIILFGLVYGGIEIALLLLIEALVYRYYLGGEGTWVAMLILTVNFVLSLFLYRHYKASYRKTLYLFMTSAIFSTVALGTTYYFFPTYVTQHLVYYTIVIPIQNFFGLWLLMSLFSKCVSDKELFIRHAQNEKIQTMSHVAASLAHEVRNPLTAVKGFLKLIQERPENLVKVDQYIRISLDEIQRTEAILTEYLAISKPLKERHEIINVSEHLHAIREVMLPFANMHNVELTLQDFERPVTIKANPDEFKQVLVNFIKNAIEACSDISDGKVSLDLLIERNKAVLVIKDNGIGMDAGQISRLGTIYFSTKTTGTGLGLTYSYHVIHAIGGTVNVSSKPRVGTKFTIMLPYKAQ; this is encoded by the coding sequence ATGAGTCTATTAAAAGAAGTCATTCTTCAATGGTTTTTCGCCATTATCCCGTTTGTGTTTTTCAACATCTATTACCGTGACAAAATGAGGAACTACAGCCGTTCCTTTATTGTCATCACCAGCTCAGCCTGCATGTTTCTCGCGATGACCTTCGCCCCGAGCGTCACGAATGGCATGTTTTTTGATATCCGACACATCATCATTCTTTTCGGACTGGTTTATGGCGGAATCGAGATTGCCTTGCTCCTTCTGATTGAAGCCTTGGTTTATCGGTACTACCTAGGTGGCGAAGGAACATGGGTTGCCATGCTGATCCTTACAGTCAATTTTGTCTTGTCACTCTTTTTGTATCGACACTATAAAGCCAGTTATCGGAAAACACTGTATCTTTTTATGACGAGTGCGATTTTTTCAACGGTTGCTTTAGGGACTACTTATTACTTTTTTCCCACGTATGTAACTCAACACCTCGTTTACTACACCATAGTGATTCCTATTCAAAACTTTTTCGGCCTCTGGTTATTAATGTCGCTTTTCAGCAAATGCGTTTCGGATAAGGAGCTGTTTATTCGCCACGCGCAAAATGAAAAAATCCAGACGATGAGCCATGTTGCTGCATCGCTTGCACACGAGGTTCGCAATCCGCTGACAGCTGTCAAAGGCTTCTTGAAATTAATACAGGAACGTCCGGAAAATTTGGTAAAAGTCGATCAATACATTCGCATCAGTCTCGACGAAATCCAACGGACAGAAGCCATTTTGACCGAGTACCTTGCGATTTCCAAGCCACTCAAGGAACGGCATGAGATCATTAATGTGAGCGAGCATCTCCATGCCATCCGCGAAGTGATGCTCCCCTTTGCCAATATGCATAACGTGGAGCTTACGCTGCAAGACTTTGAGAGACCTGTAACGATCAAGGCCAATCCAGACGAGTTCAAGCAAGTGTTGGTGAATTTCATCAAAAATGCCATCGAGGCGTGCTCGGATATTTCGGACGGAAAAGTCTCCTTGGACTTGCTCATCGAGCGAAACAAAGCCGTTTTGGTCATCAAGGATAACGGTATCGGTATGGATGCAGGACAGATCAGCCGCCTCGGAACGATTTACTTTTCTACGAAGACAACTGGGACCGGTCTTGGATTGACGTATTCCTATCATGTCATTCATGCGATTGGCGGAACGGTCAATGTATCAAGCAAACCACGAGTAGGAACCAAGTTCACCATTATGCTCCCGTATAAGGCACAGTAA
- a CDS encoding NAD(P)/FAD-dependent oxidoreductase: MKERTCVIVGGGYAGIHALKTVRDTCKGLPIRFILIDREPHHLRKVLLFKPAATKTDISIPLKSLFPDGVEFVQGTVTSINGKAKTLLFQNKNGQEQALPYDMLILAVGSVIRQPEPEQGGIALTGIESAEAIRDKWLANMRQAVHEKQPSERERLLTIAIAGAGISGMETAAELAFAMREEAKNLGIHPDEVKVYLINAQNRLFTEGSAKMGRKLERALTDGGVIILHGQKALHERDGMLTLASGRTLAVGLCVWSLGLLPNPALRSMGLPLTTYGQVVVDESYRVAGMPGVYSIGDCAHIVDPASGQADTMTCREASGQAIRLGKIVLADLDGTPAPTHKSFMDIYCVGLGPERAMVWTRKWGLDIILTGKLGWKLRQLTWNIASMIK; encoded by the coding sequence ATGAAAGAACGAACATGTGTGATTGTCGGAGGCGGTTACGCAGGTATCCACGCACTAAAAACCGTTCGCGATACGTGCAAAGGACTTCCGATCCGCTTCATCTTAATCGATAGAGAGCCTCATCACCTTCGCAAAGTCCTGTTGTTCAAACCGGCTGCTACCAAAACAGATATCTCGATTCCGCTAAAAAGCCTGTTTCCAGACGGCGTCGAATTCGTCCAAGGTACAGTCACATCGATCAATGGGAAGGCGAAGACCCTCTTATTCCAAAACAAAAACGGCCAAGAACAAGCGTTGCCCTACGACATGCTCATCCTGGCAGTAGGAAGCGTCATTCGCCAACCGGAGCCAGAACAAGGTGGCATCGCTTTGACGGGCATTGAGTCGGCCGAGGCGATTCGGGATAAGTGGCTTGCCAACATGCGCCAAGCTGTTCATGAGAAGCAGCCATCCGAACGAGAGCGATTGTTGACGATCGCCATTGCGGGAGCGGGTATCAGCGGGATGGAGACCGCTGCGGAGCTGGCTTTTGCTATGCGCGAGGAAGCGAAGAACCTCGGCATTCATCCTGATGAAGTCAAAGTCTATCTCATCAACGCCCAAAACCGATTGTTTACGGAAGGTTCTGCCAAAATGGGGCGCAAGCTGGAGCGTGCACTCACGGATGGCGGCGTAATCATTCTCCATGGTCAAAAGGCCCTTCATGAGCGGGACGGAATGCTGACGCTAGCCAGTGGTCGCACGCTTGCTGTCGGGCTGTGCGTCTGGTCGCTCGGACTCTTGCCGAATCCCGCATTGCGCAGCATGGGCTTGCCACTGACCACATACGGACAGGTGGTCGTCGATGAATCCTATCGTGTAGCGGGAATGCCGGGAGTGTACAGTATTGGCGATTGTGCACACATCGTTGATCCAGCCAGCGGGCAAGCGGACACGATGACATGCAGGGAAGCCTCCGGCCAAGCGATACGTTTGGGCAAAATTGTACTGGCTGACTTGGATGGAACCCCTGCCCCCACACACAAAAGCTTCATGGACATTTACTGCGTCGGACTCGGCCCTGAACGCGCAATGGTTTGGACGAGAAAATGGGGACTCGATATCATTTTGACAGGGAAATTGGGGTGGAAGCTTCGCCAGCTCACATGGAATATTGCCAGCATGATAAAATAG
- a CDS encoding nucleoside recognition domain-containing protein, with translation MAEPFATNPSDSLDALLSAAQNSVEGSAIRDTIVSDIYRTSRSICKEAVTYEDKQKLSRAYRLDKIVTSKIWGYPIMLAILGAVFWITIAGANVPSGMLADMFGVVEGYLTAGFQAVHAPDWLHGILVLGFFRGTSWVVSVMLPPMAIFFPVFALLENFGYLPRVAFNMDRLFKNAGGHGKQALTMSMGFGCNAAAILSTRIIESPRERMLAILTNNFVPCNGRWPTLILLSSLFMATSATSGWQSLTTALIVMGMVIFGIIITLTVSWTLSKTALRGVPTHYTLELPPYRRPQIWKTILIASKDKSWSVLKRAVIVAAPAGIITWILGNIYVGGDSILAHMAAFFDPFAQIIGLDGYILMAFILGLPANEIVLPILLMGYMSSGAMVDVEGLDNIKDVFLQHGWTWLTALNMMLFSLLHYPCGTTLFNIYKETKSVKWTVLSALIPLAIAIGVTFLTAQVARALGWV, from the coding sequence ATGGCCGAACCGTTTGCCACTAATCCGTCTGATTCCCTTGATGCACTTCTTTCCGCGGCCCAAAACTCAGTGGAAGGAAGTGCCATTCGAGACACGATTGTGAGTGACATTTACCGCACCAGTCGCAGTATTTGTAAGGAAGCTGTGACATACGAAGACAAGCAAAAGCTTTCTCGTGCATATAGGCTGGATAAAATTGTGACGTCAAAAATATGGGGCTACCCCATCATGCTGGCGATTTTAGGCGCAGTATTCTGGATCACGATCGCAGGTGCCAATGTTCCATCCGGAATGCTCGCCGATATGTTCGGTGTAGTCGAGGGTTATCTAACTGCTGGCTTTCAAGCTGTACACGCACCTGATTGGCTGCACGGGATTCTGGTTCTCGGATTCTTTCGCGGTACCTCATGGGTTGTCAGCGTCATGCTGCCTCCGATGGCTATCTTTTTCCCAGTCTTTGCCCTGCTCGAGAACTTCGGATATCTGCCGCGTGTGGCATTCAACATGGATCGTCTGTTTAAAAACGCCGGCGGACATGGAAAACAGGCATTGACCATGTCGATGGGGTTTGGCTGTAACGCAGCAGCCATCCTTTCCACCCGGATCATCGAATCACCCCGGGAGCGAATGCTGGCGATTCTGACCAATAATTTCGTCCCGTGCAATGGTCGCTGGCCCACATTGATTTTATTGTCTTCGCTATTTATGGCGACCAGCGCGACAAGTGGATGGCAATCTCTGACTACTGCTCTCATCGTAATGGGTATGGTAATTTTCGGAATCATTATCACTCTTACGGTTTCCTGGACACTATCCAAAACAGCCTTGCGCGGGGTACCGACACACTATACGCTGGAGCTGCCTCCTTACCGTCGTCCGCAGATTTGGAAAACGATCCTGATCGCAAGTAAAGATAAATCGTGGAGCGTGCTGAAAAGGGCCGTCATTGTGGCCGCCCCCGCTGGTATTATCACTTGGATATTAGGCAATATCTATGTCGGTGGGGACAGCATCCTCGCCCATATGGCTGCCTTTTTTGATCCGTTTGCGCAAATCATTGGTCTCGATGGCTATATTCTCATGGCTTTTATTCTCGGTTTGCCTGCTAATGAAATCGTGCTGCCGATCCTTCTGATGGGGTACATGTCCTCCGGTGCCATGGTTGATGTGGAAGGCCTCGACAACATCAAGGATGTCTTCTTGCAGCACGGATGGACTTGGTTGACAGCACTCAATATGATGTTGTTCTCTCTGCTTCATTATCCTTGCGGCACAACCTTGTTCAATATTTACAAGGAAACGAAAAGTGTAAAGTGGACGGTGCTTTCTGCACTCATTCCGCTAGCCATTGCGATCGGAGTAACGTTCTTGACTGCCCAGGTGGCAAGAGCACTCGGTTGGGTGTAA